From a single Amphiprion ocellaris isolate individual 3 ecotype Okinawa chromosome 18, ASM2253959v1, whole genome shotgun sequence genomic region:
- the LOC111588198 gene encoding myeloid-associated differentiation marker-like protein 2 has protein sequence MGVIDDIKDTVSKAVFSPSTLMSGRGGLHMAQIILSLVTFLLAAFRGGSSHTYWIYAMFTWAFCPIMTLIITIIELFKLDIILNMFCMDWSDFTTGMAMSSTLMTVSVAITYANFYACLKCLYGWIVSIFAFLCGFVYTLEVVKDKILDKKKGSYLAALPGFWKVLEAFVSCMIFISLTGYRDKPALILCVIAYIIPFPILPLIIATNILKKLKKCLPFNLDRFVFIFLVISVVLYIFAAIMWPIFMFRHNPRPSDCPPSFCIWAIQFMVAFFTYVNLILFTLDLIFTLLGICDFKRT, from the coding sequence ATGGGAGTAATAGATGACATTAAGGACACAGTGTCCAAAGCGGTGTTTAGTCCTTCCACTCTGATGTCTGGACGAGGAGGGCTGCACATGGCTCAGATCATTCTGTCTCTGGTCACCTTCCTCCTGGCTGCCTTCAGAGGAGGGAGCAGCCACACTTACTGGATCTACGCTATGTTCACCTGGGCCTTCTGCCCCATCATGACCCTCATCATCACCATTATCGAGCTGTTCAAGCTTGATATTATTCTCAACATGTTTTGCATGGACTGGTCTGACTTCACCACAGGGATGGCCATGTCCTCTACGCTCATGACCGTCTCCGTCGCCATCACCTACGCCAACTTTTACGCCTGCCTGAAGTGCCTGTACGGCTGGATAGTGAGTATTTTTGCTTTCTTGTGCGGCTTCGTCTACACGCTTGAAGTGGTGAAAGACAAAATCCTGGACAAGAAGAAGGGGAGCTACCTGGCTGCTCTGCCTGGATTCTGGAAGGTTCTGGAGGCCTTTGTGAGCTGCATGATTTTTATATCACTGACTGGTTACAGAGACAAGCCAGCTCTGATCCTGTGTGTTATAGCCTACATCATTCCCTTCCCCATCCTCCCTCTGATCATAGCCACCAACATCctcaagaaactgaagaaatgtTTGCCCTTTAATCTCGACAGgttcgtcttcatcttcctggTGATCTCCGTTGTGCTGTACATATTTGCTGCTATCATGTGGCCCATTTTCATGTTCAGACACAATCCTCGTCCCAGTGACTGTCCTCCCAGCTTTTGCATATGGGCCATTCAGTTCATGGTTGCATTTTTTACATATGTGAATCTCATTCTTTTCACACTGGATCTCATTTTCACCCTGCTTGGTATCTGTGATTTCAAACGCACATAA